A single genomic interval of Dysidea avara chromosome 6, odDysAvar1.4, whole genome shotgun sequence harbors:
- the LOC136258966 gene encoding tryptophan--tRNA ligase, mitochondrial-like: MSTVAKFKRIFSGIQPTGFPHLGNYLGAIRSWVKLQEQCDDVIYSVVDLHALTVPQDPLQLRDNIRNLTICLLACGVDPDKSIVFQQSKVLQHTGLYWLLSCRTPSSKLNTQTQWKTKSRTAQVGTPPLGLYSYPVLMAADILLYKASHVPVGDDQIQHLELTRDLAKSFNKLYGNVFPIPRPILGNVPRLRNLRYPDQKMSKSGEDSGRINLTDSPDIIRKKIRRSVTDSINAVTYDPASRPGISNLVETYAALQDSTVEKVCTAFSGKQTVDLKDKLVDLLVAHLIPIQRKMDQLSNDMTYVDNVLYDGCNKASNIAVVNYTEIEAVVGIS, from the exons ATGTCAACGGTTGCGAAATTTAAGCGCATATTTTCTGGTATTCAACCGACCGGTTTTCCTCATTTAGGCAACTATTTAGGTGCAATTCGCAGCTGGGTGAAGCTGCAAGAACAATGTGATGATGTAATATACAGCGTGGTTGATTTACACGCGCTAACCGTCCCCCAAGACCCCTTACAGCTAAGAGACAACATCAGAAACTTAACCATATGTCTGCTGGCGTGTGGAGTAGACCCTGACAAGAGTATTGTTTTTCAGCAATCAAAA GTACTACAACACACAGGGTTGTACTGGTTACTCAGCTGTAGGACTCCATCTAGCAAActaaacacacagacacagtGGAAG ACCAAGTCAAGGACTGCACAAGTGGGCACACCCCCACTGGGACTATACAGCTACCCCGTGCTAATGGCTGCTGATATTCTCCTGTACAA AGCTAGCCATGTTCCAGTTGGTGATGATCAAATACAACACTTGGAGCTGACTAGAGACTTAGCCAAGTCTTTTAATAAACTGTATGGGAATGTGTTCCCCATACCACGACCTATACtag GTAATGTGCCCCGACTCAGAAATTTGCGATATCCTGACCAAAAAATGAGCAAGTCAGGAGAAGATTCTGGCAGAATCAACCTTACAGACTCCCCTGACATTATCAGAAAGAAGATCCGCAGATCAGTAACAGACAGTATTAATGCAGTCACATATGATCCAGCCTCTAGACCCGGTATATCCAATCTTGTAGAAACGTATGCTGCACTACAAGACTCCACAGTTGAGAAGGTCTGTACAGCATTCAGTGGGAAACAGACAGTAGACCTTAAAGACAAACTTGTTGATTTGCTGGTAGCACATTTGATACCGATTCAAAGAAAAATGGACCAGCTTAGTAATGACATGACTTATGTTGATAATGTGTTGTATGACGGCTGTAATAAAGCTAGCAACATTGCTGTTGTAAATTACACTGAAATTGAAGCTGTAGTTGGTATATCATGA
- the LOC136258962 gene encoding uncharacterized protein, whose product MDSPHVRKHDQAPPYCMKCLELLDMINLWEVGVDGAARNFSRIRRELTYVLTGLQTLEKVTTKHGSAKETSEIVMSLKTSIENAMVISHNAASACFNKTKPDQQGDDPFHPTRGYSFSSLPVSKPIGSTATAVQPPTTQASNAKSHILIAKRPFSVAANMGSFDSSPSSSSVEDSLEDRLFTISENHFHIPANKRSDSGYTEWTVIDPIEFKPKEKQKSPDPSPYRTHINSVSQIREDRRQQLGSKSVEDSSQSSEGHASEKSKQKKIRNTSVSPTFSDASDSDLQLERVMSKIAALEDERLQLLQTVEVLQSDNTLVRQSLRETLGTLEMKDVQLKLAMQDLGAATSEIKKASELNGKLRTLERERSAYMDRLTTLEDESSAVKLSLIQLLQDKSAFNKHLALQNSQLQKQLHRTANVDAVDDDDEADGEDLAIVHKQGFLVKRGGRVRTWRKRLFVLDDAGLSYYKTDQPIATIPLNQILSVTVSRETVPYVQHLFEVQTVSRNYLCGASTHEEMQSWVGILQTLTQYGRKRGTTTCNAKEPDTKESDEDELSDKDDVEDQQ is encoded by the exons ATGGATTCACCTCATGTACGCAAGCATGATCAGGCACCACCATACTGTATGAAATGCTTGGAGCTGTTAGACATGATCAATCTCTGGGAAGTTGGAGTAGATGGTGCCGCAAGAAACTTTAGTCGAATTCGTCGAGAGTTGACATATGTTTTAACTGGTCTCCAAACACTAGAAAAAGTGACCACAAAGCATGGCTCTGCTAAAGAAACATCGGAGATCGTAATGTCTTTGAAAACCTCCATTGAGAATGCAATGGTGATAAGTCATAATGCTGCTTCTGCTTGTTTTAACAAAACAAAACCTGATCAACAAGGAGATGATCCTTTTCATCCAACAAGGGGCTACAGTTTTTCATCATTACCTGTTAGTAAACCAATAGGAAGCACTGCAACAGCTGTGCAGCCACCAACGACACAAGCGAGCAATGCTAAATCTCATATTTTGATCGCTAAGCGTCCCTTTTCAGTTGCAGCTAATATGGGTTCTTTTGATAGCTCACCAAGTTCAAGCAGCGTAGAAGATAGCTTAGAAGATCGACTGTTTACAATAAGTGAAAATCACTTTCatataccagcaaacaaaaggTCAGACTCTGGCTATACAGAATGGACTGTCATTGATCCAATTGAATTTAAACCCAAGGAAAAACAAAAGTCTCCCGATCCTTCACCATATCGTACTCATATCAACTCAGTCAGTCAGATTAGAGAGGATCGCAGACAGCAGCTGGGTTCAAAGTCAGTTGAAGATTCTTCCCAAAGTTCTGAAGGACATGCGTCTGAAAAATCCAAGCAAAAGAAAATACGTAACACATCTGTAAGTCCCACTTTTTCTGATGCGTCAGATTCTGACCTGCAGTTGGAAAGAGTCATGTCAAAAATAGCAGCTTTAGAAGATGAACGATTACAACTCCTACAAACCGTAGAGGTGCTTCAGTCAGATAATACGCTAGTGAGGCAGTCACTTCGGGAAACTCTCGGGACTCTGGAGATGAAGGATGTACAATTAAAGCTTGCCATGCAAGATCTTGGGGCAGCTACTAGTGAAATAAAGAAAGCATCAGAATTAAATGGAAAGCTTCGCACTCTTGAAAG AGAGAGGAGTGCGTACATGGACCGGCTAACTACACTGGAAGATGAGAGTAGCGCAGTGAAGTTGTCACTAATCCAACTGTTGCAGGACAAATCAGCTTTCAACAAACATCTTGCACTGCAAAACTCACAACTACAAAAGCAG CTCCACCGGACAGCCAATGTTGATGCagtagatgatgatgatgaagcggATGGGGAGGATTTGGCCATTGTACACAAACAAGGATTCTTGGTCAAGAGGGGTGGTCGTGTGAGGACGTGGAGAAAACGTCTCTTTGTTCTCGATGATGCCGGATTATCGTATTATAAAACTGATCAG CCTATCGCAACAATTCCACTTAATCAGATTCTGTCAGTGACTGTCTCAAGAGAAAC TGTCCCATACGTTCAGCACTTGTTTGAAGTCCAGACAGTATCCCGGAACTACCTGTGTGGTGCGTCGACGCATGAAGAGATGCAGTCATGGGTGGGTATACTGCAGACCCTAACACAGTATGGTAGGAAGAGAGGCACCACGACATGTAATGCTAAAGAGCCAGACACAAAAGAATCAGATGAAGATGAACTTTCAGATAAAG